In Caldisphaera lagunensis DSM 15908, a single genomic region encodes these proteins:
- a CDS encoding glycosyltransferase, which translates to MIISTILLILAISIFIIHISIPTFYYRYMLSNSKCNLKNNEDLDLDNYPLVSIIIPTYNEEKTIEEKIKDILRQDYEKDKMEIIVVDSASNDNTVNIAKKLNVKVFQQSERRGKANALNYALKNVNGDIVIITDADSSWETLDTIKKAVIYLKKFGGVTCIKKVRNNSIESTYRDLYNVLRLGESCIYSTPIAHGEFLAFRRGLIESFNEEIGADDSSSSHEISLKGERFVAVNDIICSELVPKEGYIHWRIRRAKHLIQHFSRAIRDINKVKDKGYKKILIIEYYIHLINPWLLIIALSLDLISSFLGNIISLFLIFAFFISLLSSQIRTWVIMQFLLAISQIKNFFNKEIVWKKEKK; encoded by the coding sequence TTGATAATATCAACAATATTGCTCATATTAGCAATATCTATATTTATAATTCACATATCAATTCCTACATTTTATTATAGATACATGTTAAGTAATTCTAAATGCAATCTTAAAAATAATGAAGATTTGGATTTAGATAATTACCCTTTAGTATCTATAATTATTCCAACTTACAATGAAGAAAAAACTATAGAGGAAAAAATTAAAGATATACTTAGGCAAGATTATGAAAAGGATAAAATGGAAATTATAGTTGTTGATTCAGCAAGTAATGATAATACTGTAAATATAGCAAAGAAGCTTAATGTGAAGGTTTTTCAACAAAGTGAGAGAAGAGGGAAAGCAAATGCATTAAATTATGCTTTAAAAAATGTAAATGGAGATATTGTTATAATAACAGATGCTGATTCATCTTGGGAAACTTTAGATACAATAAAGAAAGCAGTAATCTATTTAAAAAAATTTGGAGGAGTAACATGTATTAAAAAAGTAAGAAATAACTCAATTGAAAGTACCTATAGGGATCTATATAACGTGTTAAGATTAGGAGAAAGCTGTATTTATTCAACTCCAATAGCCCATGGAGAGTTCCTTGCATTTAGAAGAGGTTTAATTGAAAGTTTTAATGAGGAAATTGGAGCAGATGATAGCAGTTCTTCTCATGAAATATCATTAAAGGGGGAAAGGTTTGTTGCTGTAAATGATATAATATGCAGCGAGCTTGTTCCCAAAGAAGGATACATTCATTGGAGGATTAGAAGGGCCAAACATTTAATTCAACACTTTTCTAGAGCAATTCGTGATATAAATAAAGTAAAGGATAAAGGTTATAAAAAAATATTGATTATTGAATATTATATTCATTTAATTAACCCATGGCTTTTAATTATAGCTTTGTCTCTTGATTTGATATCGTCATTTTTAGGAAACATTATCTCTTTATTTTTAATATTTGCATTTTTCATTTCATTATTATCATCTCAAATAAGAACGTGGGTTATAATGCAGTTTTTGCTAGCAATTTCACAAATTAAAAACTTCTTTAACAAGGAGATTGTATGGAAAAAAGAAAAAAAGTAA
- a CDS encoding ABC transporter ATP-binding protein: MIKLIEIKVSKNKKEIIKRANLTLNKGEIVEIYGKNGSGKTTLLKVLSLIQKVDEGNVIYFNKNITNYKESNLSKIRLNYIGYVEQQYRLIPGLNVLESISLPLLLKGINKKEAEKISIELINEMNLKGKEGEVVDNLSGGEKQRVSIASAIAKDPKVLILDEPFSNQDDIGEEIIIKKLKELKIKEKIIVFSSPYMIEGIADKIYIMKEGILMEKD; encoded by the coding sequence ATGATTAAACTTATAGAAATAAAGGTATCAAAGAATAAAAAAGAAATAATAAAAAGGGCGAATTTAACATTAAACAAAGGAGAAATTGTTGAAATATATGGAAAAAATGGATCAGGAAAAACCACTTTACTGAAGGTGTTATCACTTATTCAAAAGGTAGATGAAGGTAATGTTATTTATTTTAATAAAAATATAACAAACTATAAAGAAAGTAATCTGTCTAAGATAAGGCTTAATTATATTGGATATGTTGAACAACAATATAGACTAATTCCGGGATTAAATGTATTGGAAAGCATATCATTACCTTTATTACTTAAAGGAATTAATAAAAAGGAGGCCGAAAAAATTTCTATTGAATTAATAAATGAGATGAATTTAAAAGGAAAAGAAGGTGAAGTTGTTGATAATTTAAGTGGAGGTGAAAAGCAGAGGGTATCAATAGCTTCAGCAATTGCTAAAGATCCCAAGGTATTAATACTTGATGAGCCTTTCTCTAACCAAGATGATATAGGAGAAGAAATAATAATTAAAAAGTTAAAAGAACTTAAAATTAAAGAAAAAATAATAGTTTTTTCATCACCTTACATGATTGAAGGTATTGCAGATAAAATTTATATAATGAAAGAAGGTATTTTAATGGAAAAAGATTGA
- a CDS encoding permease encodes MKNIINVMLISILYSRSFLLLMITLSIPVALSSSLISVPYSISYSTHLIQTTNLNISMELYKFNNKNIMIFGSKNESYLLSYLNLNIITGKEGVLISGNLNKEVNSTISLCLNDGCKAYNISGIITSPYNITLIILPFNFNATQISLTNNGVNLALIGSSLSLIKLVLLLSIIILIFSIPAQVFSYEKMVNNMESTFANLKTMGLSKNNIIFYFIISSLIVSSLIILYGISLGIFIYQLGLFFLSRLNLVLPYGIPDPLIISLLFFISILTSLLSSLISIGERIDKISI; translated from the coding sequence ATGAAAAATATTATTAATGTTATGCTAATCTCTATATTATATTCAAGATCATTCCTATTATTAATGATAACTCTTTCTATACCTGTTGCATTATCAAGCTCATTAATATCTGTACCTTACTCAATTTCTTATTCAACACATTTAATTCAGACTACAAACCTAAACATTTCAATGGAACTATATAAATTTAATAACAAAAATATCATGATTTTTGGATCAAAAAATGAAAGCTATCTTTTAAGCTATTTGAATTTAAATATTATAACTGGAAAAGAAGGTGTATTGATTAGCGGCAATTTGAATAAAGAGGTTAATTCAACGATTTCTCTATGCTTAAATGATGGGTGCAAAGCATACAATATTTCTGGTATAATAACTTCCCCATATAATATTACATTAATAATATTACCATTTAATTTTAATGCAACTCAAATATCATTAACCAATAATGGAGTTAACCTTGCATTAATTGGATCTAGCCTATCATTAATAAAATTGGTTTTGTTGCTGTCTATAATAATTTTAATTTTTTCAATACCCGCCCAAGTATTTTCATATGAAAAAATGGTAAATAATATGGAATCAACATTTGCTAATCTAAAGACCATGGGCTTATCAAAAAATAATATAATTTTTTACTTTATAATATCATCTTTAATAGTATCATCATTAATAATTTTATATGGAATTTCTTTAGGCATATTTATTTATCAATTAGGTCTCTTCTTTCTCTCTAGATTAAACCTTGTTTTGCCTTATGGTATCCCAGACCCATTAATTATTAGTCTATTATTTTTTATCTCAATATTAACCTCACTTTTATCATCTCTAATCTCAATAGGTGAAAGAATTGATAAGATATCAATTTAA